In a single window of the Gossypium hirsutum isolate 1008001.06 chromosome D02, Gossypium_hirsutum_v2.1, whole genome shotgun sequence genome:
- the LOC107910502 gene encoding uncharacterized membrane protein At4g09580, whose amino-acid sequence MAAPRTVLRDEESAAAALLNNSSKEDDDSPTGKRLKSERFPVSRWELAAFFGVFLIFSTGLFCIYLTMPATEYGKLKIPRSISDLRLLKDNIATYASDYPTQFILGYCSTYIFMQTFMIPGTIFMSLLAGALFGVKGVFLVVFNATAGACSCFFLSKLIGRPLVSWLWPDKLRFFQAEIAKRRDKLLNYMLFLRITPTLPNLFINLASPIVDIPFHVFFLATFVGLIPASYITVKAGLALGDLRSVKDLYNFKTLSVLFLIGLVSIFPTLLKKKKIYE is encoded by the exons ATGGCTGCGCCGAGGACTGTGTTGAGGGACGAGGAAAGTGCCGCGGCGGCGTTGTTGAACAACAGCAGCAAGGAAGATGACGATTCCCCAACTGGGAAGAGGTTAAAATCGGAAAGGTTTCCCGTTTCGAGGTGGGAATTGGCTGCCTTTTTTGGGGTTTTCTTGATTTTTTCTACCGGTTTGTTCTGCATCTACCTTACTATGCCTGCCACCGAGTACGGGAAACTCAAGATCCCGCGTTCCATCTCCGATCTGCGCTTGCTGAA agATAATATTGCAACATATGCAAGTGATTATCCAACACAATTCATTTTGGGTTACTGCTCGACTTATATCTTCATGCAAACATTTATGATTCCTGGAACAATTTTCATGTCTTTGCTAGCTGGAGCTCTCTTTGGTGTAAAAGGAGTTTTCTTGGTTGTCTTTAATGCAACAGCTGGAGCATGCTCTTGCTTTTTTCTGTCAAAGCTGATAGGCAGGCCTTTGGTTAGTTGGTTGTGGCCTGATAAATTAAGATTTTTTCAAGCTGAG ATTGCTAAGCGAAGGGACAAGTTGCTGAATTACATGCTCTTTCTGAGAATTACTCCAACTCTACCCAACCTATTTATTAATTTGGCTTCACCTATAGTTGACATACCGTTTCATGTGTTCTTCTTAGCAACTTTTGTTGGCCTAATACCAGCCTCCTATATAACTGTCAAA GCTGGTCTTGCACTTGGGGATCTTAGGTCTGTCAAGGACCTCTACAATTTCAAGACTTTGTCTGTGCTTTTCCTTATCGGGTTGGTCTCCATATTTCCTACCCTTCTTAAGAAAAAGAAGATATATGAATAA
- the LOC107910503 gene encoding calcium-dependent protein kinase 11 produces MNNQSSSIPTTTATKGWVLPYETPRLRDHYVVGKKLGQGQFGTTYECIHKATGTVFACKSIPKRKLLCREDYDDVWREIKIMHHLSEHPSVVRIEGTYEDSVFVHLVMEICLGGELFDRIVAKGHYSEREAAKLIKTIVGVVEACHSLGVMHRDLKPENFLFDSPGDDAVLKATDFGLSIFYKPGQRYADVVGSPFYVAPEVLCKHYGPEIDIWSAGVILYILLSGVPPFWAETESGIFRQILHGKLDFTSEPWPSISESAKDLIRKMLERHPKSRISAYQVLCHPWIVDDRVAPDKPLDSAVLSRLKQFSAMNKLKKMALRVIAERLSEEEIGGLKELFKMIDTDSSGTITYQELKDGLKKVGSELMESEIKSLMEAADIDNNGTIDYGEFIAATLHMNKLEREENIVAAFTFFDKDGSGYITVDELQQACKEFGLGDVHLEDMIKEIDQDNDGRIDYGEFAAMMRKGDGLGRSISMRSNLNKNIADAFGLGVKDLTSISSSSNSNS; encoded by the exons ATGAATAATCAATCATCATCAATACCGACGACAACAGCAACCAAAGGATGGGTTTTGCCATACGAAACCCCAAGACTAAGGGACCATTACGTGGTGGGGAAGAAGCTGGGGCAAGGCCAATTTGGCACCACCTATGAATGTATTCACAAGGCTACTGGCACCGTTTTCGCTTGTAAGTCGATCCCAAAGCGTAAACTTTTATGCCGTGAAGATTACGACGATGTTTGGAGGGAGATCAAGATCATGCACCATTTATCGGAGCACCCGAGCGTGGTGCGGATCGAGGGGACTTATGAAGATTCCGTGTTTGTTCACTTGGTTATGGAGATTTGTTTAGGCGGTGAACTTTTTGATAGGATTGTGGCTAAAGGACATTACAGTGAAAGAGAGGCTGCTAAGCTTATTAAAACGATCGTGGGTGTTGTGGAGGCTTGTCATTCTCTTGGGGTTATGCATAGAGATCTCAAACCTGAGAATTTCTTGTTTGATTCTCCTGGTGATGATGCCGTCCTCAAGGCTACAGATTTTGGTTTGTCTATCTTCTATAAACCAG GACAACGTTATGCTGATGTTGTTGGGAGTCCCTTTTATGTTGCACCAGAGGTTTTGTGCAAGCATTATGGACCAGAAATAGATATATGGAGTGCAGGTGTTATCCTTTACATTTTGTTGAGTGGTGTTCCACCATTTTGGGCAG AAACTGAATCAGGAATATTCAGACAGATTTTACATGGGAAACTCGACTTCACATCCGAACCATGGCCTAGCATCTCCGAAAGTGCAAAAGATCTAATACGAAAGATGCTTGAGAGGCACCCTAAGTCAAGAATTTCTGCTTATCAAGTCTTAT GTCACCCATGGATTGTTGATGATAGAGTTGCCCCAGACAAACCTCTAGATTCTGCCGTGCTATCACGCTTGAAGCAGTTCTCGGCGATGAACAAACTTAAAAAGATGGCGTTGCGT GTCATAGCAGAACGACTCTCCGAGGAAGAAATAGGTGGTCTGAAAGAGTTGTTCAAAATGATCGACACGGACAGCAGCGGGACAATAACGTACCAAGAACTCAAAGACGGTTTGAAGAAAGTGGGGTCTGAATTAATGGAATCTGAAATCAAATCTTTAATGGAAGCA GCCGATATCGACAACAATGGAACAATCGACTATGGTGAATTCATTGCAGCAACACTGCACATGAATAAGCTGGAGAGAGAGGAAAATATAGTAGCTGCTTTCACCTTTTTTGACAAAGATGGTAGTGGTTATATCACGGTAGATGAACTTCAACAAGCTTGCAAAGAGTTTGGTTTAGGTGATGTTCATCTGGAGGACATGATCAAAGAAATAGACCAAGATAAT GATGGAAGAATAGATTATGGGGAGTTTGCAGCAATGATGAGAAAGGGTGATGGGTTAGGAAGAAGCATAAGCATGAGAAGCAACCTCAACAAGAATATAGCTGACGCCTTTGGACTTGGAGTGAAAGACTTAACATCAATCTCCTCTTCCTCTAACTCTAACTCTTAA